Proteins encoded by one window of Nicotiana tabacum cultivar K326 chromosome 10, ASM71507v2, whole genome shotgun sequence:
- the LOC107803517 gene encoding NDR1/HIN1-like protein 13 has translation MTHQTVNGSNHNSHDPVPLQSHPHYYPPPSSSSSKASFRGCCCCLFLLFSFLLLLILAVILVIVLALKPKKPQFDLQQVGVQYVGITPNSVIAAAASSASVSLNIHMVFTAVNDNKVGIKYDESRFTVMYRGIPLGRGIVPGFYQPAHSVRRVETTIAVDRVNLLQADAADLIRDAALNDRVELRILGDVGAKIRILGLTSPGVQVSVDCAIVISPRKQALTYKQCGFDGLSV, from the exons ATGACTCATCAGACCGTCAATGGCAGCAACCATAACTCACATGATCCAGTACCACTTCAAAGTCACCCTCATTACTACCCACCCCCTTCTTCATCATCTTCGAAAGCTTCTTTCAGAGGCTGCTGTTGTTGTCTATTCCTACTTTTCTCCTTTTTGCTTCTACTAATACTCGCCGTCATACTAGTTATCGTCCTCGCCTTGAAGCCCAAGAAACCCCAATTCGACCTTCAACAAGTGGGTGTTCAGTACGTGGGCATCACTCCCAACTCCGTCATTGCTGCTGCAGCGTCATCTGCCTCTGTTTCTCTCAATATCCACATGGTCTTCACCGCTGTCAATGATAATAAGGTGGGAATCAAGTACGACGAGTCCAGGTTTACTGTCATGTACCGCGGGATTCCACTCGGTCGGGGAATCGTTCCCGGGTTTTACCAGCCCGCTCACAGTGTTCGGCGGGTCGAAACTACGATCGCCGTGGATCGGGTCAACTTGCTCCAGGCCGATGCAGCTGATTTGATCCGTGATGCGGCGTTGAATGACCGGGTCGAGCTTCGGATTTTGGGTGATGTCGGAGCTAAGATTCGGATCCTTGGGCTTACTTCACCCGGTGTACAG GTATCCGTGGATTGCGCAATAGTGATCAGCCCAAGGAAACAGGCTCTCACCTACAAGCAGTGTGGATTCGATGGCCTTAGCGTATGA